The window TTTTTATGTGCACATGTACTTTGTCATTTCCTAGCGATTTCCAGGAGGCAGATATGTAGCTGGAGTTGGACGACGTGTTCAATAATGCAAGAGGATCATCTTTAGACGACACTTCAGGTTAGTCCCGTTACATAAACACTTGAATCGGTAATTACGTTTTGGTTTCTGATATTGCTATGTTTTTGTAGATGGCCCTCAACCCACTCCTACTCCAGGAGATGTCATAACTCTCAAAACTTGGAGTTGGATAGATATGTACAGCAGAATGTGAAGATCCCAATATCAATCGATCTAGGAGGGGACAAATTTGTCTCATCACATTCCGTTCGGATCAACAACACCATCAATGTGTTAACGAGAGACATATTTTCAATCCAAGCCCTCAAATGGGTTGATGTACCTCTAGAGTACATCGAGGTCGCCAAGGGGGGCCTACATGTAAGTTTGTAAATtacctttatatatatgttaaccTACATATgtagaaaactaatttttatgtATCTTTCTTTTGTAGCGATGATTCATGCTTCATTTCGTTGATCAAGCActtatttgatttcttgagCATCAAATGCTCAACACGTGAAAAAAGTTCAAGGAAGACAATCATAAGCATTCAAGCAGTTTAGCGACCTTGAAGAAGCGCGTGCCGACCCATCGCTGAGATTAGTGAATCGTGTGGAAAATTGATAATTTCTCTATGATCATTACATGACTCGACAATTTCAGGTGatttatatcttcttcttttacttcacaacacttcatttttgttgtttggatGAAACATTGTGATTGTGTGCATGTAGGAGCAATCAAGGATCAACAAGGCTGCTAGAGCGAAGCAACCTTACAACAATAAAAGCAGACCCAACTCGTTCCTACAATGATAACACAAGCTCGTTGAACAACGTGGTCGCCTAGTGGACCATGTGGAGTTGTTTAAAGAAACACACGCCAGTAGGAATAGCGAGTTGGTTTCATAGGAGGCAGTGGATGCGCATgtaagtttatgaaaaatatttcttgtattttctacttttagtTCTCAGCTCACaagttaaaatgttgaaactCCAGTCCCAACCCACACCAAAAGGTTCTCAACAACTCTCTGGAGATGAGTTATGTGAGATCATTTTGGGTAGACGATCAGGCTACTCAAAAGGTCTTGGTTGGGGCCCCAAGCCGAAGTCTCGAAAGAGTATTGCTACCAGTTCTTTGTCTTCATATGAGCAAAAGATGCACTCTAGAGAGGTTAGCAAACTAAGAGATGGCCTTGAAAACGCTAACCGCTTAATTGGAGAACAACGGATAAGGTCGTAGTTACAAgataaacaaatgaaagaaaatgcacgacaaatggaagagatgatgaaaatgatttagAAAATGAGTCGGACACATAGAGAACCGTGAACACTTAGGGtacatatttttcaacttttaatttgtttaatttcttatcgGTGATATATATCtaactttacttttatgtaatttgtagGTTTGGAATTCTTTGAATTTGGCATCTCTAGCAAGAATTAAGAGATGATgtagtttttttccttttcatgaattgttttgaacattttaaacaacttgtaatttttgttatacattcaaatttagtatttaattttataaattgcaaattttttttaaataatttgtttaaaattttgtttgttgtctTTTAAATcgtaaactaaaacaatacaTCACaataacaaaaggaaaaaaagaaaacaatttaaataaaataattaaaaaattatataaaaattctCCCAACGTTACTTATACATCAGAAGTAATGGGTCCTCAACATCATTGAATTTTCGTCAGGGAAAACTTCTCCCGACGTGGCACTGGGAGACAGGTATGTCTGACGCATGAAGGAGACGTCGGACGGATGCCACTGCCGACGTCAGCCACCCATCAGCGTTGACGGTGTCGGGATATGACAATCTCGATGTTGTCTCGTTCGAGCGTCAAAAAATTTCTCCTCCAACGTAATGTGCTCGATGTTTTTCCCGATGGAGCGTCTCACATCGGAAGAGGTTGTTCCAACGCGTTTTTGTACAAATGTTGACTCTTTATAGCTACAGAAATATTCCAAATCCTTGTAGTGATAATAAGtcatatatgaacaaaatccAACATTCAAGAAACACATATTAACTAATTCACTCTAGCAACACAACAAATAAAAGGataaatagtttaatataataaGTAACTAACAGTAACTCCATTATTTGACAATATGTCATAAATAGTTGCACAATATCAACCTGATATTCCAACTGAGCTTTAAAATATGTGGCCtattccaaattttacaattatcTTTTATGAACCCCTACccacactacaagaaattggGGGTCTGCCAACGTCGTCAAACATTAGCATATATACCCAAATACGTCGAGAAAGGATCTTTCGACGTACATAACATCGTTAGAAAGTAATTCGAATGTAGTGCGTTGGGGGAGGAATTCCCGACGTGCAAACAAGAAGGCATTGGGAATGTCTTACTCTGACGCTGGAAATGCCAACGGATGGAGCACGTCGACAATAGGTAACTTTCGACGTCCCATCTCTACGTTGGGAGAAATATACTCCCAATGCAGCATTGGGGATGGTTGCTCCGACGCGTTGCTTACGATGTCAAGGAAAGGGCATCATTTCTGATGCCTTCAATGCATCGAGAGataagtttaatatatttttttcttccaatttttatgttttttttttatcttgaggtagtttttttagttttgattctttttcttccacttctttatgatttataacttacccatattattaatttcttcatattattagTCTCCTTATTCATATTTCCACTTCTTGTTtgcaatttcttcatttcctcttctagaacttcttctttcttcttcatctctcatcttctttttttctttttggtacaAGATTTAAACGATATTGGTACAGAGTTTAAAccatcgtgtaccaatatctaaacgatcagtTGTTTGTCCCAGATAAACATATATAGAtctttatcactaatagattgtttaattttgatacaagatcgtttagactaggtACAAGGATACAATACCGTTTAGGTTGGGTACAAgtgtacaagatcgtttagattggaTACAAAAGTACAAAATCGTTTAGGCTAGGTACAAAGATACAAGATCgtagcttttttctttttcgaaattgttctataggatgtaaatattttcgcACTTTGTTGTACttttgcaaaaacaaaaacaaaatattttttagaagataTTAATTGGTATTTATGTAAGGAAAAGTTGTTAAgaatacaaaataaacaaaatacttataatttatagaaaaatcaagtgAAATTTTGTCGTTCactaaatttttaaagaaaattataaatagtttttttgttggttagttttcacaaatataacaaactaacaaaatatttacagtccgtctaacaaattgaaaaggtTCATTAAGCTCGTTTgtccttcctttttcttagTCTTTCTtatgctatttttttcttttcatcgtttttttcccatttttcttttatttttttcaaatggttatttgattcaagatcttgtacaaaatataaaagatctactttttttttttaaaaaaaaaatgtatttggtcgtgtgacaaatataaaagaggTGAAAAAATCGTTGGAATATtgaatagtcaaatttaaactatagtctaaaaaaatagccaagatttggctatccaaatTTAAGCAACCGAATACCAAATCTAAAGATCGTGGAAcaaataatcttgaaaaaatgtttttgaacAATCATTTACCAATATATTAGTTCTGCTAGCTttctattatcatttttttgtatttcgcATTGTAGGCGTGTAGAGCGTGaacctttttttcaaaattattgtatacATTGTAAATATGTTGAccgttttttaaaagatgcattttatttgttttactattttcgAAAAAACTTGTTAGGTAAAATGTGgggaatgaaaaagaatgagagcataaaaaagaaagaaagaaatgaattaaGAAGATTTACCAATTAATGTCAAAAGTGGGACCCAGTTGTGGTGAAGTAAGAAGAACGTTAGAAAAGTGAAATGGAAAGCACACAATCTTttcccttctctctcttttacaCCTTACCCAAATTTCAGACCGTTGCGAAACCAaattccctttttcttttcaaacctCACAAAAACACAAAGCACACTCattatctcttcttcttcttcttcacctcaTTCAATCAAAACCACAAACCTTCCTCACCCTTCAACAATGGCCCACAAATTCCCCCATCTCCCCTTCCACTCCATCGACTCCAGATCCCTCCTCCTCCACCAGAACTCCGCCGCCGACCACCCCATCTCTCTCCACCTCACACCTGAGCCTTTTTCCATGGAAAGAGGCCCAAGGTACAGAGCCTACGCAGAGCTCAGAGAATCCAAGCTCCGCTTGAGAAACGCCATGTATCGCCACGATGAACACCCGGAGAAGTCCACCCCGCCGCCCAAGAAGCAAGTTAAATTTCTGGGTTCGGAGACTGTAAGGAAAAGGTCCGCTACGGTGGCGCAATCGGTGCCGGATTTCTCTGCAGTGCTAAGAAAGGAGAATAGAAAGCCGCCGCCGGGGATGTTGTCGCCAGTGATGGAGATGACGCCCCCGGGGAAGACGTGGGGGAAGAATATTGGGGGATTGTCGACGACTTCGAGGGGGAGTAAGTCCGCGAGTGCAGGGGAGAAAAGGGGCGGCGGATTGACGGCGGTGAGGAAAAGCTACGCCGGATTTGAGGAGCTGAAGGGGTTTTCTACGGCGGCGGCGAACGCCATTAATGGTGAAAATAGGAAAGGAGGGAGGAGAGGGAAGACTGTATTGGGGGTTAGACAAATCtgaatgaaaataagaaacaaattattgtattttctcGATGGAAGAAGATTGCTCTGTTTATGTGTTacaatgttttttaatttttgttggttttggtGTTGTTTTTCTAGGAtacttttgattcttttattatataatggATAATTTGAGTTTGTGGAATAATGAAGTgagaagtaaaagaaaaatgttgttatttgTTCATCTTTGTGTTCATTGATTATACAAGCTTCTTCTAAGTAGAGTTTCAAATCTAATCattatctttttccttttaatacGAATTTAGTTACCCATATTTAAAGAATcttattcattattattactgttcttttgtttctaaagTATTAATGTGTATTGATTTCATAAgttttttagtatatttgaaatcTAATCATCAAAATCATTGCATGCAGTGTTGCTGACAGTAAATTGTAGGGTTTGGGAGGATTTCTTTTAGCGATTCTTTATTTTGATCCTAAAACCTTGagcatttaattttaattcctaTTAGTCCATGTTTTATCTTAATCCAATACCTCATAAGAGATTAGTctttaatcaataataaatcatCTAAATGGAAACTCTTAAAATCTGCTAGTGAGCTAAATACAAGGATTTGATCCTCAGAATTATGCTCAGTTGGATTGTTTAACCCAtaacaaaagtaaatgaataaaagaagCAGATTATAAAGGTGAATGAACTCCAAGTTTAGGAAAATGAGGTAAATGTTAAACTTACAAATGCAAGTAAAATACTCTTGAAAATTAGATCACAGATCAGAGAGTTTTGAGCAGTAAAGCCAGCTTCCATAATTATGCTTCAACTAGCAATGAGAGCCACAAATTCACATCTACAAATTACATTTAACCTTCatttgtacaaaaaaaaattgcacgCAAAAGATATAATCCACAATACCATGACAGTCAAAATCATCCCTTCCTGAAGTCCCACAGCTCTGTTACAATTTCCTCAACTAACATTTGAAGTATGTACCCATCAATTTCAGCCCCACTCTCCAATTCTTCAATGCTAAAATCACTCCATTTCCCCAAGGAGTGGCTCATTTCCCATTCTACTATCTCATCCGTCATCATCCCAACAAAATATACCCATTTCTTGATCTCCTTCTCGACGTCTCGAATAAACGCTCTTGCATTTTGTGTTGGCGATGTTCTTATCCAAGCATTTGATCCACCATAGTATAGTTGGCTATGTTTCAAGTCTAAGCATTCTATCAGACAGTCGAAAAGAAATCCTCTTAGATGGTTTACCTCCTTGACATCCTCCAAACTGCGGATGCTGCTAGAGTTTGTCCACATTTCACACGTGAATGTTTCCAgttcatcaatgaaaagtgGGAAAATGAGAAGGTTATTTTCATCCCTGCCAAATAAAATTTCGGTATTGAGCATAACGTCTTTTGCACGAGCAAGCTTACTCCCAGTCAGTTTTGTGCCAGTAAGGTTGTTGCTTTGCAGTATGCTAGAAATAGCAGTAAAGACTTCGGTCAATCTTTCATTCCCAACATTCCCTTCGCTCAAGGAGGTTGCGGAATCTAAAAGATCGGTATCAGGTTCAGACAGCTGTGGTTGATCAAATGAGCAATCAACAGACTCAGCTGGCATTCTGCATCCTGTGACGATAAGAAAAGACATTTAGCCTAATTATTCTCACATGGAggaattttgaaagaatagaGGAGATTGAGCCTTTTGGATAAATTATAAGTTCACTCTTTTGTATTTCGTATTGTTAGGTATACTAAACATCTAACCTGAGCTCTCATCCATGCTGCTGGACGAGAACGAAGCTTCAAGAACAGAACCGGGGCTAAGTTGATCTTGTCCTTTTAATATGTTTGTGATCCTTTCTTCCTTCAAATCATCCTGGAAAGACAGGAGTGGAATCAATATCGATTAAAAGTAAACTACCTTTAAGTTTCGattagaaaataagagaaactaacaaaataataacaaaaaatatgaacTAAGCCAAAACTTGACATACATGTTTACGTTTATCgaatttaatgaaaaaccAGAAGAAATGTATGGTTTACAGTCCATGAAGGAAAAGACTAAATTGGACTTTCAAATACTCCTAGGACAAGAGAACTATTCTTGAAATAAACTTGAAAACATGTAATTCAGAAGAATATTGCATAATTCATGTATCCTTCAGGAAGGTCACTTCatgctttaaaaaaatcgATGATATATTATCTAAGGAAGCTCGCATAGTCAATTAGGCAAGCAAACAAACCATGGAATCAAATTTACAAGAACATATTTGGTGCGGACAGAAATGAAAATGCAGCTTTAGAGAAAATAACTGGCAACGGGTATTTAATTAGGGATCTGCTTTAGGTCATTTTCAGGTATAAGAAAACccaattcaattaattattaattattcacCAGGTTAACTGagaattaaacatataatatttgaCAACCAACTTTCATCAAGTACTAGATATTCCAACTTTTTCAAATCTAAGAGGACCCATTTTCTCAGTCCACAAGTGGGGTTACGAGGATTCAAACCTCCAGCTCCAACTGTTGGATTTTTTGgtaaaattattaagaaattcTTGAAATTGTCCTACATTGAAAAGGTTTAGGAAAGTCATGGGCTTGTCCTACACTAAAAAGGTTTAGAAAAGTCATAGAGTCATAGACTATTAAAGGAGTCTATGTCTCTGTTTTTTAATTGTCTCAGTTAAAAACACTTTAAGTTTTAGTATGCTaactctaattaaatttcttttgtattctCTAGTTGAAGAGTGGGTAAAAGATGTGAGTGGTCAAAAGCTTGGAAAGTGTTCTTGTAATTGGGATCAGGAGAGAAAATTATTCTTTGTGATTGTAGCAAATTTTTCATATAGTAAATTTCTTTCTTGTCTGTGGTTTTTCTCTAAGTTGGGGGAGTTCTCCACGTAAATTCTTGTGTTTCcagtttttttattgttttctcttaatttctcTATTATTTATCTGCTTATTTCCTACAGCAAAAGTGGGAGATTTTTCCCAACACAAGTGAAGTTACGTGCAGGTTGGCAAATTTAAGAGAACCTTGATACCCGTAACGCACAACATAGAGGAACTATGCACGGCTGAAGTAGATTGCCACTTagttcct of the Cucumis sativus cultivar 9930 chromosome 3, Cucumber_9930_V3, whole genome shotgun sequence genome contains:
- the LOC101205045 gene encoding uncharacterized protein LOC101205045; amino-acid sequence: MAHKFPHLPFHSIDSRSLLLHQNSAADHPISLHLTPEPFSMERGPRYRAYAELRESKLRLRNAMYRHDEHPEKSTPPPKKQVKFLGSETVRKRSATVAQSVPDFSAVLRKENRKPPPGMLSPVMEMTPPGKTWGKNIGGLSTTSRGSKSASAGEKRGGGLTAVRKSYAGFEELKGFSTAAANAINGENRKGGRRGKTVLGVRQI